The genomic DNA GAAGTTCAGAAAGTTGTCTAATTTCTTCAGGTGAAAGTATTTTTCCTTCAAGTACTCCACCTTTAAGTTTAAGATCAACTTTTTTAGCTTTTTTAATAAATTGTGTAAGAATTTTAGCTGGAGCTACTTGGTCTTGAAAACCAAATACAACTGCTGATGGTCCTTCAAGGAAGTTTTCCAGTCCATCGTAAGGTGTATCTTTAATAGCTATTTTTGTTAGAGTATTCTTAACAACGGTGTATTCCGCACCTTCTTTTTGGAGTTGTCTTCTTAAA from Candidatus Melainabacteria bacterium RIFOXYA2_FULL_32_9 includes the following:
- a CDS encoding 50S ribosomal protein L10, with translation MATKAFKNEKIQELSDSIAKSKVAIVTDYRGLTVAEITDLRRQLQKEGAEYTVVKNTLTKIAIKDTPYDGLENFLEGPSAVVFGFQDQVAPAKILTQFIKKAKKVDLKLKGGVLEGKILSPEEIRQLSELPSKEELYAKILGSVNSPASGLVNVINGVARALVIAMEEVRKQKEAQQ